From Chitinophagales bacterium:
CGCATATTTCTTGAGCTCATTGCAAGGCCATCTTCTTCCCTGATAGTATTTACCATAACAACTTTTGTGTTTGGGTGAAAGTCTTTCGCTAATTTGTGTGTGATTAAATATTGCTGATAATCTTTTTGCCCCATATAAATGGCATCGGGTTTAATAATACTAAGGAAGCGGTGCAGCACCATTACTACACCCTTGAAATGGCCAGGCCGATAGCTGCCCTCCATATCCTGATCCAAGCCCGAAAAATCAAAATTTATTTCAGGTAGTTTTCCATCGGGGTAAATTTCATTTTCATCGGGCAAAAACAGGATGTCATTGCCTTCCTTTTCCAGTAGGTATATGTCGTTTTCAATGGTGCGCGGATAGGCTTTCAGGTCTGTTTGTTTATTGAACTGTGTCGGATTTACAAAGATTGAGCAAATGCTCAGGTCATTGTCTTTTTTGGCGGCTTTTAACAATGACAAATGGCCTTTGTGCAAGGCGCCCATTGTTGGAACGAATCCAAGACCTCTGGAGTTTTCTCTTTGTTTGTCAAGGTATTTCACCAAGTCAGCGGTATGTTTAAAAATAAGCATTAGACATTGTTTAAAGTCTTGGGAAATAGAAGTTTGAGCACGATTGATGAATAATTTTGCTATCTTTGCACAAAATTACTCTTATCTCTTTTGATTTATCAATAATCCAATAATTTTTTAAGTATGGAAAAGGCCAGAGTCCTAATTGTTACTCAGGAAATGAATCCTTATCTCAATCTGAGTGAGATTTCTAAAATTGCCAGAAGCCTACCGCAACACATCCAGGAAAAAGGTATGGAAATTCGAATATTGATGCCAAGATTTGGCGATATTAATGAGCGCAGACACCGATTACATGAGGTAGTTCGACTCTCAGGAATAAATATTACTGTTGCGGATGAAGATTATCCACTGATCATTAAAGTAGCCAGTTTGCCTAATGCGCGCATGCAGGTTTACTTCCTCGATAATGAAGACCTTTTTAAGCGCAAAGGTGTTTTTGCCAATGCTAAAGGCGAACCATTTGAGGATAATGCAGAGCGCATGACCTTTTTCTGTAAAGGCGTGTTGGAAACAGTGAAAAAGTTTGGATGGCCACCTAATATAATTCACTGCCATGGCTGGATGACCGGACTTATCCCTTACTATTTAAAAACAAATTATAAAGACGACCCGGTTTTTAACAATTCCAAAGCTATTTTCTCCGTTTACAATGATTTGAAAGGTGGAGTTGCTCCTGAAAGCTTGCAAAATATTGCCGAACTGGATGATGAAAATTACCCGGTTGAGTTGGAATTTTTTAACAAAGGGGATGTCAATAGTCTGAATGCAGCCGCAGCTTCATGTGCTGATGGTGTGATTATTGGTAGCGATAAAGTTGATGCAACTGATTTATTGGCAAAAAACGGAAAACCAATTTTGGAATTTCAGGGAGAAGAGGATTACTTAGCAGCATACCACACTTTTTATAATGATCTGCTTTCAGCAGTAGACAGTAAGTAGCTTATATGAATCGACTTGTGTTGATAATGCCGTTTTTGTGCGGTATATTTTTTATGAGTTGTAAAAAACCGGTGATTCAGGAAGATAACCTGATCCCACCTGACCAACTCGGACTGGTTTTTACAGATACTTTTGAGCTTGAAACTTATACCGGAACACAGGATTCCCTTGTAGCTTCAGATCTTGCTATTAATTTGTTGGGCGGAATGGATGATCCAATTTTCGGAAAATCCTATGCCTCTTTTTACACACAACTCGCATTACCCAACAACAATCTTGACCTGGGAAATGTGCTGAATTTTGATTCGCTGGTATTGTATTTGAAATTTTCCGAAACCTATGGAAATGTTGAAGCCGGACAAAGTCTTGTTGTAAAAAGAATGACCGAAGGAATTGATGGTGAAACTGAATATTTTACCAATAAAA
This genomic window contains:
- the panC gene encoding pantoate--beta-alanine ligase yields the protein MLIFKHTADLVKYLDKQRENSRGLGFVPTMGALHKGHLSLLKAAKKDNDLSICSIFVNPTQFNKQTDLKAYPRTIENDIYLLEKEGNDILFLPDENEIYPDGKLPEINFDFSGLDQDMEGSYRPGHFKGVVMVLHRFLSIIKPDAIYMGQKDYQQYLITHKLAKDFHPNTKVVMVNTIREEDGLAMSSRNMRLSKKGRLAASNLYAALKKFKSKYKDHSVAELRKEIIEELNRHPLIEVEYLDLASAGDLKLLEQWNAEDSAVVCIAANVEEIRLIDNLIIS
- a CDS encoding glycogen/starch synthase, with the protein product MEKARVLIVTQEMNPYLNLSEISKIARSLPQHIQEKGMEIRILMPRFGDINERRHRLHEVVRLSGINITVADEDYPLIIKVASLPNARMQVYFLDNEDLFKRKGVFANAKGEPFEDNAERMTFFCKGVLETVKKFGWPPNIIHCHGWMTGLIPYYLKTNYKDDPVFNNSKAIFSVYNDLKGGVAPESLQNIAELDDENYPVELEFFNKGDVNSLNAAAASCADGVIIGSDKVDATDLLAKNGKPILEFQGEEDYLAAYHTFYNDLLSAVDSK